A stretch of Aedes aegypti strain LVP_AGWG chromosome 2, AaegL5.0 Primary Assembly, whole genome shotgun sequence DNA encodes these proteins:
- the LOC5574061 gene encoding ATP-dependent DNA helicase Q4 — translation MEDPVFRSKYQKYKCIVKKWERKFRKENGRIPSKYDIRDSSVDVRNAYKMYYKLKTSLLENTLQDALLDDDDFDSSLISQMEGSLSQDCSMGGFSNLSDLSTANVSISALLTDQIDGRVTEFEAEQLSEQNANAWNLPRRKAPVIPEKPKEQPVNKQKAKAPPKLMLETSTLIPKRNPRKSLSSLRMSQSGAVSSSPSMNSWKDSLPDLETLLYEKSKQSVEISPSQTSASNKEVQADSKALVNELDERWLNRQGVDAGALTPVSSAGAHAKKFGLRNISSVSISDLSTPVDTSSSFGISSLSMNSFASEAPGAQDQICVAQNTAYDRAVQSDSDGVVENSEDEGGRASANSSFNSGVIRHVTKKRKVFTTVNLKAESKVVADELKKDVPKEVAPGGVGGGGGVENKDPEGKEDHQLVEEEGPKTKRARKKVPVKAKAKKVVLQAKKVPVRRTTRGRKPIQYNQPNESEEEGGDFDPDDDDKDPDFKETAGDHSLHDEEPTQEVTEPIEAEVSPQAKPARKSVARKSRAKQPSSTGERKRRSGSAKKSPSAPRIGGNTGKGKKRVARKPAVKVPVSDEEPDKEDGFNDYVLEFGIESLNNAPRVDIGELIKSTQVVESFIQGVPVKKAKVKAKKSDDEEVLTPKEAALRSKAAAGKLNENFVRVDLRKKVFVRGKKTVNYSKYKKSLWKKKKAAALSGPDMDMGGCDGGVLTCFQCGGVGHMARSCKVKGEQLLPLDADDTEESPFPTLEEAESMANAQSLAVHSNKIEKLPAASNPLWKLDETDTPEDNEYEYLPEEPSPPAETKPNYIGHVIPTDFLKKSGILELTVMNKDKVGSLYQLNPDGSLPETPKAVFDALKMFGHQQFRSGQERAVMRVLCGMSTLVTLSTGSGKSLCYQLPAYLYRKHRKCITLVISPLVSLMEDQVHGVPGFLNAQCLHMNQSPKVRARTMDAITNGELDVLLISPEAVVSGEKSTGFGSLLRQLPPIAFACIDEAHCVSQWSHNFRPSYLMICRVLKEKLGVQTILGLTATATVQTRLSIVEHLAVPDGINGIISDIPLPDNLILTVSKDANRDAALLNLLRSDRFTDLHSNIVYCTRRDECERIASFLRTCFQDAQRAAESEASASAPTSRKRKKLNYFAEPYHAGLSSARRRTIQNAFMSGELRIVVATIAFGMGINKADIRAIIHYNMPKNFESYVQEVGRAGRDGGVSHCHLFLDNRGKDRNELRRHIYANSIDRHVIRKLLQKIFVPCACVKNFKDEKFSEEHRKQIEALKDISWTDDFEETTQANPSTSSTSPVRIKRVCPGHEACFSVESTVQQLDIPAENIETLLCYLELHEERYINVLSKAYVMCKVMSYAGPKALRNAAKNCPPLAMAIALELKKGNAETSSTFIEFPVIDVASAIGWDSGVVKFQLKNLEWTIENNVRTRTPISVNFFDLGFRIRAPGDLTDDELDKTLDTLYERVSGQERAQLVQLQCVSNALSSVAFPTYFPVSGTDCPEGPSQKLKTIVREYFQTDISNEEIELVPELDDTPDNQLLNDIRTLIHRYPENNFSGRAVARIFHGVQSPNYPAVIWFRCQFWRAYTSVDFNRIVRMANAEIVRMRT, via the exons ATGGAAGATCCGGTGTTTCGCAGCAAGTATCAGAAGTACAAGTGCATCGTAAAGAAATGGGAACGAAAGTTCCGTAAGGAGAATGGCCGGATCCCGTCTAAG TACGACATTCGGGATTCCAGCGTGGACGTCCGGAATGCTTACAAGATGTACTACAAGCTGAAGACGTCGCTTCTGGAGAATACCTTGCAGGATGCCCTCTTGGACGATGACGATTTCGACAGCTCGTTGATATCGCAGATGGAGGGCAGTTTGTCCCAGGATTGTTCCATGGGGGGATTCTCCAACTTGAGTGATCTGTCCACGGCCAATGTCTCGATTAGTGCCCTGCTGACGGATCAGATCGATGGGCGGGTAACGGAATTCGAAGCGGAACAACTATCCGAACAGAATGCCAATGCATGGAATCTACCCCGAAGGAAGGCCCCTGTGATTCCTGAGAAGCCTAAGGAGCAACCGGTGAACAAACAGAAAGCGAAAGCTCCGCCGAAACTCATGCTTGAAACTTCCACGCTGATACCTAAGCGAAATCCTCGCAAATCTCTCTCAAGTTTGAGGATGTCCCAGTCGGGAGCCGTGTCCAGTTCCCCATCCATGAACAGTTGGAAAGATTCCTTACCCGATCTGGAAACCCTTCTGTATGAGAAATCGAAACAATCTGTTGAGATATCGCCATCTCAAACGAGTGCCTCCAATAAGGAAGTCCAGGCAGATTCTAAGGCCCTGGTGAACGAACTGGACGAAAGATGGCTCAATCGACAGGGCGTAGATGCCGGGGCTCTCACTCCTGTGAGCAGTGCAGGTGCACATGCGAAAAAGTTTGGCCTGAGGAACATCAGTTCCGTTTCCATCTCGGACCTCTCCACTCCGGTGGACACTTCCAGCAGCTTTGGAATATCGTCCCTCAGTATGAACTCGTTTGCAAGCGAAGCACCAGGAGCACAGGATCAGATTTGCGTCGCTCAAAACACGGCGTACGATCGGGCGGTTCAGTCCGATTCTGACGGAGTGGTAGAGAACAGTGAAGACGAAGGTGGCCGCGCCAGCGCCAACAGTTCTTTCAACTCCGGCGTGATCCGACACGTGACCAAGAAGCGGAAGGTTTTCACTACCGTCAATCTGAAGGCAGAATCGAAGGTGGTGGCCGACGAGTTGAAGAAAGACGTTCCAAAAGAGGTTGCTCCTGGAGGAGTTGGTGGAGGAGGTGGGGTGGAAAATAAGGATCCGGAAGGGAAAGAAGATCATCAGCTGGTTGAAGAAGAAGGGCCAAAGACGAAACGCGCGCGGAAGAAGGTTCCCGTTAAGGCCAAGGCGAAGAAGGTAGTTCTTCAAGCCAAGAAG GTTCCAGTTCGCCGCACCACCCGAGGGCGCAAACCTATCCAATACAACCAACCGAATGAAAGCGAGGAAGAAGGGGGTGATTTCGATCCGGATGATGACGACAAAGATCCCGATTTTAAGGAAACTGCCGGGGACCATTCTTTGCATGACGAGGAGCCGACGCAAGAAGTCACTGAACCAATTGAGGCAGAGGTGTCGCCCCAAGCCAAACCTGCTAGAAAGTCCGTAGCGCGTAAATCCAGGGCTAAACAGCCCTCTTCGACTGGTGAGCGAAAACGGCGTTCTGGCAGCGCCAAAAAGAGTCCATCAGCGCCCAGAATTGGTGGAAATACTGGGAAAGGCAAGAAACGTGTTGCAAGGAAACCGGCCGTCAAGGTTCCTGTGTCGGATGAAGAACCTGACAAGGAAGATGGCTTCAATGATTACGTACTGGAATTCGGCATCGAGAGTTTGAACAACGCTCCTAGGGTAGATATTGGGGAGCTGATTAAAAGCACCCAAGTGGTTGAGAGCTTCATTCAAGGCGTCCCGGTTAAGAAAGCCAAGGTCAAAGCCAAGAAATCGGATGACGAGGAAGTTCTAACTCCAAAGGAAGCCGCCTTGAGGTCTAAAGCTGCGGCAGGAAAACTGAACGAAAACTTCGTTCGGGTGGATCTCCGGAAGAAGGTCTTTGTCCGTGGCAAGAAGACGGTAAACTACAGCAAGTATAAGAAAAGCTtgtggaagaagaagaaagctGCGGCGCTCAGCGGCCCGGATATGGACATGGGCGGTTGCGATGGAGGTGTGCTGACCTGCTTCCAGTGTGGAGGAGTTGGTCACATGGCAAGAAGTTGTAAGGTCAAAGGAGAACAGCTGCTGCCGTTGGATGCGGATGATACGGAAGAATCGCCGTTCCCAACGCTGGAAGAAGCCGAATCTATGGCCAATGCGCAGTCCTTAGCTGTTCATTCTAACAAGATCGAGAAACTTCCAGCTGCTAGCAATCCGCTTTGGAAGCTGGATGAAACTGATACACCTGAAGACAACGAATATGAATATCTTCCAGAAGAACCATCCCCTCCAGCTGAAACGAAACCTAATTATATTGGCCACGTTATCCCAACGGACTTTTTGAAGAAGTCCGGCATTTTGGAGCTTACCGTTATGAACAAGGACAAGGTTGGCTCCCTCTACCAGTTGAACCCGGATGGATCTCTCCCGGAGACACCGAAAGCAGTGTTCGATGCACTCAAGATGTTCGGCCATCAGCAGTTCCGCTCCGGACAGGAGCGTGCCGTTATGAGAGTCCTCTGCGGGATGTCCACCCTTGTTACCCTGAGCACTGGATCGGGCAAATCGCTTTGCTATCAGCTGCCGGCCTACCTCTACCGGAAGCATCGGAAATGTATCACGCTGGTCATTTCACCCCTGGTGTCGTTGATGGAGGACCAGGTGCACGGGGTTCCGGGTTTCCTGAACGCACAATGCCTTCACATGAACCAGTCGCCCAA GGTGCGTGCCAGGACGATGGATGCCATAACAAACGGAGAGTTGGATGTGCTGCTCATTTCGCCGGAAGCGGTCGTGTCCGGTGAGAAGTCGACCGGATTTGGATCGTTGTTACGCCAGTTGCCACCGATTGCGTTCGCTTGTATCGATGAAGCCCATTGCGTTTCCCAGTGGAGCCATAATTTCCGACCGAGTTACCTAATGATTTGTCGG GTTCTCAAGGAAAAGCTAGGAGTTCAAACCATCCTTGGCCTGACAGCTACGGCGACCGTTCAAACCAG ACTAAGCATCGTGGAACATCTGGCCGTTCCGGACGGGATCAACGGTATCATCAGTGACATCCCCCTCCCAGACAACCTGATCCTGACGGTTTCTAAGGACGCCAACCGGGATGCGGCTCTGTTGAACCTGCTGCGTTCCGATCGCTTTACAGATCTTCACTCGAACATCGTCTATTGCACCAGACGAGACGAATGTGAACGAATTGCATCCTTCCTGCGGACCTGTTTCCAAGATGCTCAACGAGCGGCAGAATCCGAAGCATCTGCATCGGCGCCAACGTCTCGCAAGAGGAAAAAgttgaactactttgccgaaccGTACCACGCCGGGTTGTCTTCGGCCCGGAGAAGGACAATCCAGAATGCGTTCATGAGTGGAGAGCTGCGAATCGTGGTGGCGACCATTGCCTTCGGAATGGGCATTAACAAGGCGGACATTCGGGccatcatccactacaacatgccGAAGAATTTCGAGAGCTACGTGCAGGAAGTGGGTCGTGCCGGTCGCGATGGCGGGGTGTCCCACTGTCACCTGTTCCTGGATAACCGCGGCAAGGACAGGAACGAACTGCGGCGGCACATCTACGCCAATTCAATCGACAGGCACGTGATCCGGAAACTGTTGCAGAAAATTTTCGTACCGTGTGCATGTGTGAAGAATTTTAAGGACGA gaaattttccgaggaacaTAGGAAACAGATAGAAGCATTGAAAGACATCAGCTGGACTGATGATTTCGAAGAAACTACGCAAGCAAATCCAAGCACCAGCTCTACGTCACCGGTTAGGATTAAACGGGTCTGTCCAGGGCACGAAGCGTGTTTCTCTGTCGAATCGACCGTCCAACAGCTAGATATTCCGGCGGAGAACATAGAGACGCTACTATGCTATTTGGAGCTTCACGAAGAGCGCTACATCAATGTGCTGAGTAAGGCTTACGTGATGTGCAAGGTGATGTCATATGCTGGTCCGAAGGCGCTGCGGAATGCTGCCAAGAATTGTCCACCCTTGGCGATGGCAATCGCTCTTGAGTTGAAGAAAGGCAATGCCGAAACGAGTTCCACTTTCATCGAGTTTCCGGTGATTGATGTGGCTTCTGCCATCGGTTGGGACAGTGGTGTGGTTAAATTCCAGCTGAAGAATCTCGAGTGGACGATTG AAAACAACGTTCGAACCCGCACTCCCATCAGCGTAAACTTCTTCGATCTGGGTTTCCGGATTCGAGCTCCCGGAGATCTCACCGATGACGAGTTGGACAAAACTCTGGACACGCTGTACGAACGAGTGTCTGGGCAGGAAAGGGCTCAACTGGTTCAGCTCCAGTGCGTATCGAATGCGCTTTCATCGGTAGCCTTTCCAACGTATTTCCCCGTCAGTGGGACCGATTGTCCTGAGGGACCTTCCCAAAAACTTAAAACCATCGTTCGCGAGTACTTCCAGACCGACATTAGCAACGAGGAAATTGAGCTGGTGCCAGAG TTGGACGATACCCCCGATAACCAGTTGCTGAACGACATACGAACGTTGATCCATCGCTACCCGGAGAATAACTTCAGCGGCCGGGCGGTGGCGCGGATTTTCCACGGGGTTCAGAGCCCCAACTATCCGGCCGTCATCTGGTTTAGGTGCCAATTTTGGCGAGCCTACACCAGTGTCGATTTCAATCGGATCGTACGCATGGCCAATGCCGAAATTGTGCGCATGCGAACGTAA